One genomic region from Haladaptatus caseinilyticus encodes:
- a CDS encoding metal-dependent hydrolase: MVDVSGHFAMALLFATPAWIIWGGRGALAFTAFTLVTAMLPDVDLVLRHFVPVSHHGVTHTLLFVVVVSSIIGAISARYLTSYLNAHSRIRSTRISRETVFVFATAGFIIGGVSHIFADLLSAPDIAAPLAPFWPIYRQHIVIDVIYYDSPIWNFGLLGVAVALHYLLARHKRYPLHTRYRIGDPKKGNKS, encoded by the coding sequence ATGGTCGATGTTAGTGGACATTTCGCGATGGCATTATTGTTCGCCACGCCGGCGTGGATTATCTGGGGGGGACGCGGTGCGTTGGCGTTTACGGCATTCACACTGGTAACCGCGATGCTCCCGGACGTCGATCTGGTTCTCCGACATTTCGTCCCGGTCTCACATCATGGAGTGACCCACACACTGCTATTTGTCGTGGTTGTGAGTAGCATCATCGGGGCGATCTCGGCACGATACCTCACCAGTTATCTCAATGCTCATAGTCGGATTCGAAGCACTAGGATAAGCCGCGAAACGGTCTTCGTCTTCGCAACGGCCGGTTTTATCATCGGTGGTGTCAGTCACATTTTTGCGGACTTGCTTTCTGCCCCCGACATCGCAGCACCGCTCGCACCGTTTTGGCCGATCTACCGTCAACACATCGTAATCGACGTGATCTACTATGATTCGCCGATCTGGAACTTTGGATTGCTCGGTGTGGCGGTTGCGCTCCACTATCTTCTCGCCCGGCACAAGCGATATCCACTCCACACACGCTACCGAATTGGTGACCCAAAAAAAGGGAACAAATCGTGA
- a CDS encoding transporter, with amino-acid sequence MVRPSTLVLLIGIVLLFVPIPPIATILGLIVIVIGVALRLLTDR; translated from the coding sequence ATGGTACGACCCTCGACGTTGGTACTTCTCATTGGAATCGTCCTGTTGTTTGTTCCGATTCCTCCAATAGCGACGATTCTCGGTCTTATCGTGATCGTTATCGGTGTTGCACTCCGGCTGCTCACCGATCGATAG
- a CDS encoding Gfo/Idh/MocA family protein — MTVPIGICSTAHVNAGVYAALLSKLPEVDLVGISDQTTDQARKRANAVGTSIMSHRELMQVAEGVIICSTTAAHDKLIDLALQHNVAILLEKPIATSLAEAKSIQNRCDESDVVTGMAMPLRYSHPMRQLKERYEAGSVGELVAVSGVNRGRMPGGWFVNPGLAGGGAVADHTDHIVDIVRWITGEEVREVYAETDTRFYDLPVEDVNLLSMTLSNGASFFLDGSWSTPQKNSFWGDGRVELVGTKSTFSADCFGDRYTHVKDTAQGMHNESIYWGADPNNALLRDFVMSIQGGSAPATTLEDAVRTAAVIDAAYESVEQGKPVKVTY; from the coding sequence ATGACAGTTCCCATTGGTATTTGTTCAACCGCCCACGTTAACGCTGGGGTGTACGCAGCGCTTCTGTCGAAATTACCAGAAGTTGACCTTGTTGGAATCTCGGATCAGACGACTGACCAAGCGCGTAAACGAGCGAATGCCGTCGGCACGTCGATAATGTCACATCGAGAACTAATGCAGGTAGCCGAGGGAGTTATTATTTGTTCGACAACTGCTGCTCATGACAAGCTAATCGACCTTGCACTCCAGCATAACGTTGCTATTCTCTTGGAGAAACCGATCGCGACGTCACTTGCGGAAGCGAAGTCAATACAGAACCGGTGTGATGAGAGCGATGTCGTCACAGGAATGGCAATGCCGCTTCGTTACAGTCACCCGATGCGGCAACTCAAAGAGCGATACGAAGCAGGATCAGTCGGCGAACTCGTCGCCGTCTCGGGAGTCAACCGCGGTCGAATGCCGGGGGGATGGTTTGTCAACCCTGGACTGGCCGGTGGTGGAGCTGTTGCCGACCACACAGATCATATCGTCGATATCGTGCGCTGGATTACTGGTGAGGAAGTTCGAGAGGTATATGCCGAAACGGATACTCGATTCTACGATCTTCCGGTCGAAGACGTGAATTTGTTGTCGATGACGCTCTCAAACGGTGCCTCATTCTTTCTCGATGGGTCGTGGAGTACACCGCAGAAGAACTCTTTTTGGGGTGATGGTAGGGTCGAGCTCGTGGGGACAAAATCAACGTTTTCAGCAGACTGCTTCGGCGACCGGTACACACATGTCAAAGACACTGCTCAGGGAATGCACAATGAATCCATTTACTGGGGTGCTGACCCGAACAACGCCCTCCTTCGGGATTTTGTCATGTCTATCCAGGGTGGGTCCGCCCCTGCGACAACCCTCGAAGATGCCGTCCGGACTGCTGCAGTTATTGATGCTGCATACGAGTCAGTCGAACAGGGTAAACCGGTCAAAGTCACATATTAG
- a CDS encoding AI-2E family transporter, with protein sequence MAMGGKRSEATRIRVVRPNLKWWIAGLIVFGIIAAVVFAFLPWVVFGVFIYYVARPINRRLGTRVKRENLSAAISLLLIVVPIILFLGVFLSIAIAQLAAFATSNAATQLLQQLPINVGTVPNDPNQLLDTATTTLKDPSVQSALTGAQAFLGAAASSVFMMFLSVLLGFFLLVNDERLARWSKEQILGNDPLSIDFLVAVDEGLNSIYFGYTLTIFVIMILTAVIYNVFNFFAPGNLLIPVAILLAVITGIFTLVPLVGRSVVYLAIAAVLAVQAIQRDPTALWYPIVFFLFMTLAFDNVVRTYIRPYLSGKMFHLSLVMFAYLLGPILFGWYGIFLGPLVMVIVVQFLQVVVPRLRGEEPTTGFDIGPTTTQETDDSFDDTATGGEATDGGR encoded by the coding sequence ATGGCCATGGGTGGGAAGAGGTCAGAAGCGACGCGAATTCGTGTCGTGCGACCGAATTTGAAATGGTGGATCGCCGGTCTGATCGTGTTTGGGATTATCGCCGCAGTCGTATTTGCGTTCCTTCCGTGGGTCGTGTTCGGGGTGTTCATCTATTACGTCGCACGGCCGATAAACCGACGTCTCGGCACTCGAGTCAAGAGAGAAAACCTTTCGGCCGCGATTTCTTTGTTGCTCATCGTCGTGCCGATCATCCTTTTCCTGGGTGTCTTCCTATCGATTGCGATCGCTCAATTAGCCGCATTTGCGACCTCGAACGCAGCGACGCAACTCCTACAACAGCTACCGATCAACGTTGGGACGGTCCCAAACGATCCGAATCAGTTGCTCGACACGGCGACTACTACGCTCAAAGACCCTTCAGTGCAATCCGCACTCACTGGCGCACAAGCTTTCCTCGGTGCCGCCGCATCCAGCGTGTTCATGATGTTCTTGTCGGTTTTGTTAGGGTTCTTCCTCTTGGTCAACGACGAACGCCTCGCTCGGTGGAGCAAGGAACAGATCCTCGGAAACGATCCGCTATCGATCGATTTTCTCGTGGCAGTCGATGAAGGACTCAACTCGATTTACTTTGGCTACACGCTCACCATCTTCGTCATCATGATATTGACCGCCGTTATTTACAACGTCTTCAATTTCTTCGCGCCAGGAAACCTGTTGATCCCTGTGGCAATATTGCTGGCAGTCATCACGGGTATCTTTACATTAGTTCCATTGGTCGGCCGATCAGTCGTCTATCTCGCGATCGCTGCCGTCCTCGCAGTGCAGGCGATTCAACGGGATCCGACCGCCCTCTGGTATCCCATCGTGTTCTTCCTGTTCATGACACTCGCGTTCGATAACGTCGTTAGAACCTACATTCGCCCGTATCTCTCGGGAAAAATGTTCCATCTCTCGCTCGTCATGTTCGCCTATCTGCTCGGACCGATTCTGTTCGGTTGGTACGGTATCTTTCTCGGGCCGCTGGTCATGGTCATCGTCGTCCAGTTCCTTCAGGTCGTCGTCCCCCGACTTCGCGGCGAGGAGCCGACGACCGGATTCGATATCGGGCCCACGACGACACAAGAAACGGACGATAGTTTCGACGACACGGCGACGGGCGGTGAAGCCACCGACGGCGGCCGATGA
- a CDS encoding DUF7342 family protein, which produces MANSDPTDGPPPFEDAFSGDDVEQQIYGTVLRTREPVTASAIADQINCDPKTARKYLNWFADLGIVTQHDGHPATYKRNNAYFEWRRINQLAARHSLEELQQRVRTLTTKINSYEDEYDAAIPADVDALAVVETTVDRSIDDVYSDLADWMTAREERTRYERARQQRAGTADHEQASG; this is translated from the coding sequence ATGGCTAATTCAGATCCCACCGACGGGCCACCCCCCTTCGAGGACGCATTCAGCGGCGACGACGTCGAACAACAAATCTATGGGACTGTCCTCCGGACGCGCGAGCCAGTAACGGCGAGTGCAATCGCAGATCAAATCAATTGTGATCCGAAAACTGCTCGGAAATACCTCAACTGGTTTGCGGATCTCGGGATCGTCACCCAACACGACGGGCATCCAGCCACCTACAAGCGCAATAACGCCTATTTCGAGTGGCGACGCATCAATCAGCTCGCGGCACGTCATTCACTTGAAGAACTCCAGCAGCGCGTGCGTACGTTGACGACAAAGATCAATAGTTACGAAGACGAGTATGACGCTGCGATCCCGGCAGACGTTGATGCACTAGCCGTTGTCGAGACAACCGTTGATCGATCGATCGATGACGTGTACAGTGATCTCGCCGACTGGATGACTGCTCGCGAAGAGAGAACACGCTATGAACGAGCACGCCAGCAACGCGCGGGTACCGCCGACCACGAACAAGCTTCTGGATAG
- a CDS encoding DUF7342 family protein has product MDKDSEEPDTGLMERHTTGEDRVRMVARQVSEPRTVNWIASEAEWSHEPTKRVLERLVDDGVLRRDESGAHTTYSPDYRRQAMQEAVRLRDSHRTVEELTDRLSEMKAQIRDWEKTFAIESPNQLRATIADETLSSDEEAQRREIAREWEHLQQRIQIVGFAIREWDFLAPSADRAEASN; this is encoded by the coding sequence ATGGACAAGGATTCAGAGGAACCAGACACAGGGCTCATGGAGCGTCACACGACAGGCGAAGACCGTGTCCGGATGGTGGCCCGCCAAGTGTCTGAACCCCGTACTGTGAATTGGATTGCCTCGGAGGCAGAGTGGTCACACGAGCCGACCAAACGCGTTCTTGAGCGACTCGTGGATGATGGCGTGCTCCGCCGCGATGAGAGTGGTGCTCACACGACCTACTCCCCAGACTATCGTCGACAGGCAATGCAAGAGGCCGTCCGACTTCGCGATAGCCACCGGACAGTTGAAGAATTAACTGATCGGCTGTCCGAGATGAAAGCCCAGATCCGGGACTGGGAAAAGACATTTGCAATCGAGTCACCGAATCAATTGCGGGCGACGATTGCAGATGAAACTCTTAGCTCGGATGAAGAAGCCCAACGACGGGAAATCGCCCGAGAGTGGGAGCATCTCCAACAACGAATCCAGATCGTCGGATTTGCAATTCGGGAATGGGACTTCTTGGCCCCAAGCGCAGACCGTGCCGAGGCAAGTAACTGA
- a CDS encoding Gfo/Idh/MocA family protein, whose protein sequence is MSRIVMVGERAAVQAHAERYKRFDEATVCGAVEPTDKSLDELDTPVYDSLAHALRDNNVDGVDICGPGAAYDDSLNAALDAGIPIRCDPPFALNEAQFDRLVSGASNEKGWLMADSPHRFSRLYSRLRSDVETGAIGTIGVARIKRTAPFGGPGWNTSYDGVMADTDYVEVLCSVLAHDIDVLDWTFGAVRRVFVRARSSERYDHAHAVLTFQDGGRATIETTWSKECTPSPRVNVEYSGNHGRLDFNERDATSALQENSKSLNVDRPEDDCRGRVLREFVTQIQDSEKPPSNITPINPSRVTIAVRQSIDEELPITISEDSL, encoded by the coding sequence ATGTCTCGCATCGTCATGGTTGGAGAAAGGGCGGCGGTGCAAGCGCATGCTGAACGCTACAAACGGTTCGACGAGGCAACCGTCTGTGGGGCCGTCGAACCTACCGATAAGTCACTTGACGAACTCGACACACCGGTCTACGATTCATTAGCCCACGCCCTTCGGGACAATAACGTAGATGGGGTGGACATCTGTGGACCGGGCGCAGCCTACGACGACTCGCTCAACGCAGCTCTTGATGCGGGAATACCGATTCGCTGCGATCCGCCATTCGCGCTCAATGAGGCGCAGTTTGATCGACTTGTCTCAGGAGCGTCGAACGAGAAGGGGTGGTTGATGGCAGACTCCCCACACCGCTTCTCACGGCTGTACAGCCGACTCCGGTCGGACGTTGAAACAGGTGCTATTGGAACAATTGGCGTCGCCAGAATCAAGCGAACCGCACCATTTGGCGGCCCAGGATGGAACACCTCGTATGACGGCGTCATGGCCGATACCGACTACGTGGAAGTGCTTTGTTCTGTTCTCGCGCACGATATTGACGTTCTTGATTGGACATTCGGTGCTGTCAGACGCGTCTTCGTTCGGGCTCGCTCTAGCGAGCGTTATGACCACGCACATGCTGTGCTCACGTTCCAGGACGGAGGACGAGCGACCATCGAAACGACGTGGAGCAAAGAATGTACTCCTTCGCCACGCGTCAATGTCGAGTATAGTGGCAATCACGGGCGTCTCGATTTCAATGAGCGTGATGCAACATCTGCGCTCCAAGAAAATTCAAAGTCGTTGAACGTAGATCGGCCGGAAGACGACTGTCGGGGTCGGGTGCTACGTGAGTTCGTTACCCAAATTCAGGACAGTGAAAAACCCCCATCGAATATCACTCCGATCAATCCCTCGCGAGTCACAATCGCTGTGCGCCAGTCTATCGACGAGGAACTACCGATTACGATTTCGGAGGATTCGTTATGA
- a CDS encoding NUDIX hydrolase N-terminal domain-containing protein, translating into MNLMRLLDELRILSQNGVKYAENPYDKQRYERILTLTNQYYGEALSLPPAEVRNRFAAELGHITPKVGAEAAIFNSAGDILLMQRVDDGTWCLPCGWVDPNESPADAAVRETKEETGLTVEVVKLIDVYYHAPSAEFGPHGRIDVLYYCSIVGGSLELSYEGDALEYWNIDDVPVWHKQHETYARDAEHMRSKNA; encoded by the coding sequence ATGAATCTCATGCGCCTCCTTGACGAGTTGCGTATCCTTAGTCAGAACGGGGTAAAGTACGCCGAAAACCCATACGACAAACAACGCTACGAACGGATACTTACGCTGACGAATCAGTACTATGGAGAGGCACTCTCGCTTCCCCCGGCCGAAGTTCGTAACCGGTTTGCCGCCGAACTCGGACATATTACACCAAAGGTCGGTGCAGAAGCTGCGATATTCAACTCCGCAGGAGATATCCTGTTGATGCAACGTGTCGACGATGGCACGTGGTGTCTGCCCTGTGGATGGGTTGACCCAAATGAATCGCCCGCCGATGCTGCAGTCCGGGAGACAAAAGAGGAGACGGGCCTCACCGTCGAAGTGGTCAAATTAATTGATGTATACTATCACGCACCGAGTGCCGAATTCGGTCCACACGGCCGCATCGACGTTCTCTATTACTGCTCCATCGTCGGCGGATCACTCGAATTATCGTACGAAGGTGACGCGCTCGAATACTGGAACATAGACGATGTTCCGGTCTGGCACAAACAGCACGAAACGTATGCGCGAGATGCCGAGCATATGCGGAGCAAGAATGCGTGA
- a CDS encoding DUF7333 family protein — protein MIFLIVLSSMAIFATVAFWLGMKYGEHPSL, from the coding sequence ATGATCTTTCTGATAGTGCTTTCGTCGATGGCGATCTTTGCGACAGTGGCGTTCTGGCTCGGGATGAAATACGGTGAACACCCGTCTCTCTAG
- a CDS encoding type II toxin-antitoxin system death-on-curing family toxin has translation MTDDVEYPSVELILTLHEQIVEEGDTTEPDVQSEDSIKSALQYVSEGFFGEVPETLHENAVHLMRLLVADHPFVDGNKRTALRTVVIFYMLNGYTFKYGDEIRALLHRFAIDEATVDIDTVVIYFRACARRNC, from the coding sequence GTGACTGACGACGTCGAGTATCCTTCCGTCGAGTTGATTCTCACCCTCCATGAACAAATCGTTGAGGAGGGCGACACTACGGAACCAGATGTTCAGTCAGAGGACTCGATTAAATCCGCATTGCAGTACGTTTCGGAGGGATTCTTCGGCGAAGTACCAGAAACACTCCACGAAAATGCGGTGCATCTGATGCGACTGCTCGTTGCAGACCATCCGTTTGTCGACGGGAACAAACGAACTGCACTCCGAACGGTGGTCATCTTCTACATGCTGAATGGATATACATTCAAGTATGGCGACGAAATTCGCGCATTACTCCATCGCTTCGCGATTGACGAAGCCACAGTCGACATCGATACCGTAGTCATCTACTTCCGTGCCTGCGCTCGTCGCAACTGCTAA
- a CDS encoding sugar phosphate isomerase/epimerase family protein: MVRPAIQLYTLRDLEEPLTETLHRIANTGYEGVEFAGFSDESPEAIADALDDTNLKPIGGHVGLDILQTDYEETVESYQTLGCERIVIPSYGEDGFTSKSAVSEPANRLLTLADRLVDDGFEVHYHNHTYEFTELGGSFDTTYDAFAAQTDDRLGLEFDVGLARHGDIDPVLYLDRYSDRISLIHLTDTIPGDDDSLHVDLGEGVVDLNACVRAALNANAEWLVYENGQTTNPIATLTSSNTRIQELLDTV, translated from the coding sequence ATGGTTCGACCGGCGATTCAACTGTACACGCTCCGTGATCTCGAAGAACCGTTGACTGAAACACTTCACCGTATCGCCAATACTGGATACGAAGGCGTTGAGTTCGCCGGATTTAGCGACGAGTCGCCCGAAGCTATCGCCGACGCTCTTGACGATACTAATCTCAAACCTATTGGTGGCCACGTCGGTCTCGATATACTTCAGACCGACTACGAGGAAACAGTTGAGTCATACCAAACGCTGGGTTGTGAGCGTATAGTTATTCCCTCCTACGGCGAGGATGGCTTCACTTCCAAGTCTGCCGTTTCAGAGCCTGCAAATCGACTCTTGACGCTTGCCGACCGCCTCGTCGACGACGGTTTCGAAGTACACTACCACAACCATACATACGAGTTTACAGAGTTAGGGGGCAGTTTTGACACCACATATGACGCATTTGCTGCACAGACGGACGATCGGCTCGGTCTTGAGTTCGATGTTGGCCTTGCGCGTCACGGCGATATTGATCCAGTACTGTACCTCGATCGCTATTCCGATCGGATCTCGCTGATTCACCTGACTGATACGATCCCTGGTGACGACGACTCACTCCATGTTGACCTCGGTGAAGGTGTTGTCGACCTCAATGCATGTGTTCGTGCAGCCCTCAACGCCAATGCAGAGTGGCTTGTTTATGAAAATGGCCAGACAACAAATCCAATAGCGACGCTTACTTCAAGCAATACTCGTATTCAAGAACTGCTCGACACCGTCTGA
- a CDS encoding helix-turn-helix domain-containing protein, whose protein sequence is MSIEIDIRIDADEFAFGQVFQTMSALRIEFDRIVPTGREDEFLPFVWVAGTQTTPDPEGIEEAFASSDDIAEFELLTIVEEKRLYRLQWQPSGTSLLDGVRQTKGTIIEGFGEHGIWTLRLRFGTQADLSRFDNYCQNHEIQFALDKLRDVYPPDVFRLGLTPEQLEAIRTAYNQGYYEIPRKASQKDISRLLGISHQAASERLRRANKKIIERSMGPLIDGETEDE, encoded by the coding sequence ATGTCCATCGAAATCGATATTCGTATCGATGCTGATGAATTTGCTTTCGGGCAAGTTTTTCAGACGATGTCCGCGTTGCGTATCGAATTTGACCGCATCGTTCCGACCGGACGTGAAGATGAGTTCCTCCCGTTTGTGTGGGTGGCAGGTACACAGACGACGCCGGACCCGGAAGGTATAGAAGAAGCGTTTGCCAGTAGTGACGATATCGCGGAGTTCGAGCTATTGACCATCGTTGAAGAAAAACGACTCTACCGTCTTCAGTGGCAGCCATCGGGTACGAGTCTGCTTGACGGTGTACGCCAGACAAAGGGAACGATCATCGAAGGATTCGGTGAGCACGGTATCTGGACGCTTCGTCTCCGATTCGGCACGCAAGCGGATCTCTCTCGATTCGATAATTACTGCCAAAACCACGAGATACAGTTCGCTCTCGACAAATTACGGGACGTCTATCCTCCCGATGTGTTTCGACTCGGTCTTACCCCTGAGCAGTTAGAAGCGATTCGGACCGCTTACAATCAAGGCTATTACGAAATTCCTCGAAAGGCTTCACAAAAGGATATCAGTCGGCTTCTTGGAATCAGCCACCAAGCGGCATCCGAACGGCTTCGACGAGCGAACAAGAAAATCATCGAACGATCGATGGGCCCCTTGATCGATGGCGAGACGGAAGATGAGTAG
- a CDS encoding Gfo/Idh/MocA family protein → MTVRIGICSTAHLHADSYAASLSDRTNTELVGVTDVGDHVDNTRSKADEYGVDYLDPDKLLAEADGVIVCSTNADHVAWVERAADAGVDVLCEKPLAPTVTEAQEMVNTCQEADINLGVAMPLRFCQPVRNAKTAMENGVLGELKFLSGTNRGQMPGGWFVDCEASGGGAVMDHSVHILDIVRWITGEEVQEVYAETDTRFHDISVEDVNLLSMTLTDGTEFVLDGSWSKPDEWDFWGDATLRLVGTEGVVSIDCFDQKIKQTRDTGDPGIQSVYWGSNPDDGLVADFVNAVAENRPPLKTGADAVNDVAVIEAAYESAERTKSVTVETVETTVPTN, encoded by the coding sequence ATGACTGTACGAATCGGTATTTGTTCGACCGCGCATCTTCATGCTGACTCCTATGCCGCCTCGCTATCTGATCGAACGAACACCGAGCTCGTCGGTGTTACCGATGTCGGTGACCATGTCGACAACACACGTTCGAAAGCTGATGAGTACGGTGTCGATTATCTTGACCCTGACAAGTTGCTTGCCGAGGCTGACGGCGTTATCGTCTGTTCGACGAACGCTGATCACGTCGCGTGGGTTGAACGTGCCGCTGACGCTGGCGTTGATGTTCTCTGCGAGAAACCCCTGGCACCGACCGTTACCGAAGCGCAGGAGATGGTCAATACCTGCCAAGAAGCGGACATCAACCTTGGTGTCGCGATGCCGCTTCGCTTCTGCCAACCGGTTCGAAACGCGAAAACGGCGATGGAAAATGGCGTGCTTGGAGAGTTGAAATTCCTCAGCGGAACGAATCGCGGGCAAATGCCTGGTGGGTGGTTCGTCGACTGCGAAGCGTCCGGCGGTGGCGCAGTGATGGATCACTCGGTACACATCCTCGATATCGTGCGCTGGATTACCGGCGAAGAGGTCCAAGAAGTGTATGCCGAAACGGATACCCGATTCCACGACATTTCTGTTGAGGATGTGAACCTCCTATCGATGACACTCACCGACGGAACGGAGTTCGTCCTCGACGGGTCGTGGAGCAAACCCGACGAGTGGGACTTCTGGGGGGACGCGACGCTTCGACTTGTTGGCACAGAAGGAGTCGTCTCCATTGACTGTTTCGACCAAAAAATAAAGCAGACGCGTGATACTGGCGACCCTGGGATTCAGTCGGTGTATTGGGGGTCAAATCCTGACGACGGGCTCGTTGCCGACTTTGTCAACGCTGTTGCGGAAAACCGACCGCCACTGAAAACGGGTGCAGACGCCGTCAACGACGTCGCTGTCATCGAAGCAGCTTATGAGTCCGCAGAGCGAACCAAGTCTGTCACCGTGGAAACGGTCGAAACCACGGTTCCGACAAACTAA
- a CDS encoding Fic family protein, translating into MPTRELPDNAPGTYVPYHPNPYYSPEALPVEPKLEISDQTRDLVADAAYQIGRVDGISSTVDFSAVLYTSLIRIEAVESARIEGADVEYQDLEAYHTQHPTGETDPTIEKDLKEALNYENALNYGLDRIANGDSITLSLIKELRSMLLENVRKDGDVIGDFRDHMVHLASSRSGQRPFVPPTPEGLNGLMQSLESYIQMGGQYHPLIDAGIIHYFFETVHPFSDGNGRLGRLLIILYLTSEGYLESPYIYPSAYFNRHKVEYIERMRAVSEEGAWDEWLTFFIEGLRSQAETSYTRTQQLRELQERYENEYSGSTTTDAFARQLLQHPYFTAPDLVEYLDVSRRTAYKIVDNLEADGLIEEVTGKERGKEYKVVDVFDILE; encoded by the coding sequence ATGCCCACGAGAGAGCTTCCTGATAATGCACCGGGAACGTACGTCCCGTATCACCCGAATCCGTACTATTCTCCAGAAGCGCTCCCAGTAGAGCCGAAGCTCGAGATTTCTGATCAAACACGTGACCTCGTGGCCGATGCCGCGTATCAGATCGGCCGTGTCGACGGGATTAGCTCAACAGTCGACTTTTCCGCCGTTCTCTACACGTCTCTCATTCGTATCGAAGCTGTCGAATCTGCACGTATCGAAGGCGCAGACGTCGAGTATCAGGATCTCGAAGCGTATCACACACAGCACCCCACAGGAGAGACAGATCCAACAATTGAGAAAGATCTGAAAGAGGCACTCAACTACGAAAATGCACTCAACTACGGGCTCGACAGAATAGCGAACGGGGATTCGATAACGCTCTCACTCATTAAAGAACTCCGCTCGATGCTCCTTGAAAACGTCCGGAAAGACGGTGACGTCATCGGCGACTTCCGTGACCACATGGTTCATCTCGCAAGTTCGCGGTCTGGACAACGTCCGTTCGTTCCCCCAACCCCAGAAGGCCTCAATGGACTCATGCAGTCGCTCGAGTCATACATCCAGATGGGTGGACAGTACCATCCGCTCATCGACGCTGGCATTATCCACTATTTCTTCGAGACAGTACATCCCTTTTCAGACGGAAACGGTCGGCTCGGACGCCTTCTCATCATTCTCTACCTGACGAGTGAGGGCTATCTCGAAAGTCCGTACATTTACCCGAGTGCGTATTTCAATCGCCACAAAGTCGAGTACATCGAGCGAATGCGTGCAGTGAGCGAGGAGGGTGCGTGGGACGAGTGGCTTACGTTCTTCATTGAAGGGCTTCGGAGTCAAGCCGAGACATCGTACACCCGGACACAACAACTCCGAGAACTCCAAGAGCGGTACGAGAACGAGTACTCGGGGAGTACAACCACGGACGCATTCGCTCGTCAGTTGCTCCAACATCCATATTTCACTGCGCCAGACCTGGTGGAGTATCTCGATGTTTCACGTCGAACCGCCTACAAGATCGTCGACAATCTCGAAGCAGATGGCCTCATCGAGGAAGTGACTGGAAAGGAACGCGGAAAAGAGTACAAAGTAGTCGATGTGTTCGACATCCTCGAGTGA